From Aphis gossypii isolate Hap1 unplaced genomic scaffold, ASM2018417v2 Contig00434, whole genome shotgun sequence:
atattttacttgaataaaatcatttacttTCAAACTCAAAGTTATATCTTCAATATTATcttctttttctaaatttataacttgtgTTCCACTAGAACTTGGTAACTGGTCATCAGGAGGAACTATGATTAAAATAGGGTTATTTTGTTCACTAACATTCTCTGCATCACTATCAGGTTGAATTACATTATCACAGTCAAAAATTACTTCAATATCACCATCTATATCTTCGTGTTCTACATTTGTTTCAACTAATTCAGCCACACTTCTACCTGGTGGTACTgtcaatctttttttttttattcttaaactgGTTTCATTTGAacgtttattttctaaatgttCCTCAAAAGATTCTAACCAAGAATTGCCACTACTAGTTGTTCTCTGAGGGATAcgtttcaatacattttgagGGTTAAATGGTACTATTCCACATGCTTCAAATCctgcttttaaattatttccagCATTATCTCCTAATTCTTTCATAACTTTATTTAGTAGCCTAGGaaactgatttttttgtaatacacCTTTGTTGTTATCTTTCCATAAGTCAAGTTGCTGTTtccatttatactttaatggtCTGAAAAAAGCTACATCCAATGGTTGACATAAGTGTGTACTATTGGGAGGCAATAAAACAAATGAGATGTTATTACTTTGACATGTTTCAATGACTCTCTTAGATATATGACTAGCAAGATTATCACCAATCATAACTTTCTTTTGGTCTTTAAATCTCCTAAAATATGGAATAACTACAGACAAAAACCAGTCttcaaatattgttgtatCAAACCAACCACTTTTAGAACGATTATAGCGCGTTCCTTTTGGTCCATCTAAAGTCCATGAATCATAAAGGTGGTCTGctttatatacaacatatataggtagtactaTACCTGAAGCTGTTCCACTGAACATAACTGATGTGCTGGATTTTGATGTGTCTTTTATGCACTCAGCATGCTTAACACCACGACGCACAATAACTTTTTTCCGACCTGGATCGTCAGTCATGTTAGTttcatcataattaattataagttctGGATTGACTCCTTCAAGTGTTTTTTCAAGTTCATTGAAATACTGTTCTAAAGTATCATAACAAACAGCAACTCTTGCTCGTTTAACATTTTCAGATAAGCGGActgttaagttatttttatgtctaGACAAAAATGCTCTGATCCAATCAGGACCTGGTATATTATCTTTGAATCTAGTCTCTACACGGCCATTAGCGTCGAAATATGATTATACAACTAGAGAAATGTCATGTGAGGTTAATGGAAATCCCCATTTACTAGCTACAATAAGTCCTTTAACTAAATCCTGTTCTTCATCATAGTTCAAAACACAGGGTCTTCCAACTGGTAATAAATTTTGATCATGTCGTTTGCGGTGAATTGTAGATTTTGAAATGCCAAACTCTTCAGCTGCTTGACGTTCAGTCATTTGATGAGATTTTACAAGAAGTACTGCTCTTTGAAGTGTTTCTTCATCATATGTTTTATATGGTCTAgctccaattttttttttcgtccaaCCATTtctttaaaagaaaaagttaaaattcataattttataaaaaaaaaatcattaggtagacaacttaatataatcaagccaatcatattatagtatactaatataattcaaattaaacattgGTACAAACAACTAGGTATAGATGCATGtcaatctaattttattaggtatgtacAATCTAC
This genomic window contains:
- the LOC126554147 gene encoding uncharacterized protein LOC126554147, whose translation is MTDDPGRKKVIVRRGVKHAECIKDTSKSSTSVMFSGTASGIVLPIYVVYKADHLYDSWTLDGPKGTRYNRSKSGWFDTTIFEDWFLSVVIPYFRRFKDQKKVMIGDNLASHISKRVIETCQSNNISFVLLPPNSTHLCQPLDVAFFRPLKYKWKQQLDLWKDNNKGVLQKNQFPRLLNKVMKELGDNAGNNLKAGFEACGIVPFNPQNVLKRIPQRTTSSGNSWLESFEEHLENKRSNETSLRIKKKRLTVPPGRSVAELVETNVEHEDIDGDIEVIFDCDNVIQPDSDAENVSEQNNPILIIVPPDDQLPSSSGTQVINLEKEDNIEDITLSLKVNDFIQFYERI